In the genome of Pseudomonas sp. HS6, one region contains:
- a CDS encoding UDP-glucose/GDP-mannose dehydrogenase family protein, translating to MDVSVFGTGYVGLIQAAALADVGHRVLCVDIDPNKIKQLQQAVPPISEPGLSATLEENIKAGRLLFTTQASDAVEHAELIFIAVGTPADEDGSADLSHVLNVARQIASFMEADRTLIIKSTVPVGTADQVLKTASDELHRRGKSGLNVRIVSNPEFLKEGSALADCMRPDRIIVGTQDDEARAQMSELYAPFCRNHEKLMFMDNRSAELTKYAANAMLATRISFMNELANLTELLGADIEAVRKGIGSDPRIGYHFIYPGCGFGGSCFPKDLRALLHTAEHNGMPLKLLRSVTDVNDIQRHILFSKLKAQFPQGLAGKSIAVWGLAFKPNTDDMREAPSRYLMDALWAEGASVQAYDPEAMSECRRIYGYRDDLHLCATRDDTLEDADALVICTEWKNFRVVDFELLADKLRSKVIIDGRNLYNPEQVAAAGLHYSGIGLRHISPDRLRP from the coding sequence ATGGACGTGAGCGTATTTGGTACGGGCTATGTTGGCCTGATTCAAGCTGCGGCACTCGCCGATGTCGGACATCGTGTGTTGTGCGTCGATATTGACCCGAACAAGATTAAACAACTGCAACAGGCAGTTCCGCCTATCAGTGAACCGGGTCTATCGGCAACTTTGGAAGAAAACATCAAGGCCGGGCGTCTGCTGTTCACCACCCAGGCCAGCGATGCCGTAGAACACGCCGAGTTGATCTTCATTGCGGTGGGCACTCCGGCTGACGAGGACGGTTCCGCCGACCTGAGTCACGTGCTCAACGTGGCGCGCCAGATCGCCAGCTTCATGGAGGCCGATCGCACGCTGATCATCAAATCCACGGTGCCGGTCGGCACGGCGGACCAGGTGCTGAAGACCGCCAGTGACGAATTGCACCGGCGGGGCAAAAGCGGCCTGAACGTGCGGATCGTGTCCAACCCCGAATTCCTCAAGGAAGGCAGCGCCCTCGCCGACTGCATGCGCCCCGACCGGATCATCGTCGGCACCCAGGACGATGAAGCACGGGCGCAAATGAGCGAGCTGTACGCGCCGTTCTGCCGTAACCACGAAAAACTGATGTTCATGGACAACCGCAGCGCCGAGCTGACCAAGTACGCGGCCAACGCGATGCTCGCCACCCGCATCAGCTTCATGAACGAGCTGGCCAACCTCACCGAACTGCTGGGCGCCGACATCGAAGCGGTGCGCAAGGGGATCGGCTCCGACCCACGCATCGGTTATCACTTCATCTACCCGGGCTGCGGCTTCGGTGGCTCGTGCTTTCCCAAGGACCTGCGCGCCCTGCTGCACACCGCCGAACACAACGGCATGCCGCTGAAACTGCTGCGCAGCGTCACTGACGTCAACGACATCCAGCGACACATCCTGTTCAGCAAACTCAAGGCGCAATTTCCGCAAGGCCTGGCCGGCAAATCCATTGCTGTCTGGGGCCTGGCGTTCAAGCCGAACACCGATGACATGCGCGAAGCCCCCAGCCGCTATCTGATGGATGCACTGTGGGCCGAGGGTGCCAGCGTGCAGGCCTACGATCCGGAAGCGATGTCCGAGTGCCGGCGCATTTACGGTTACCGCGATGACCTGCACCTGTGCGCCACCCGCGACGACACCCTGGAAGACGCCGATGCGCTGGTGATCTGCACCGAGTGGAAGAATTTCCGCGTGGTGGACTTCGAGCTGCTGGCCGACAAGCTGCGCTCCAAAGTGATCATCGACGGACGCAACCTCTACAACCCGGAGCAAGTGGCGGCCGCCGGCCTGCACTACAGCGGCATCGGCCTGCGGCATATCTCGCCCGACAGGTTGCGCCCATGA
- a CDS encoding sulfatase-like hydrolase/transferase, whose translation MFRYLKELLLIIYLLLYSEYYLERLNAMGIGPAVLLFGAMFLALTFALLLTAYIRQTFIRHLFALAMFVSAVFFDVYTRVTADYLTYSSFVSLVYSGGFIQEAAYQYRDAIVHGALNGLLLLVGIGLKPRHSIPVPNAWRIAAPLCGVLLLSAVLFVRAGEGARGLPIMYTPLAYLNLFGYEALHNTVGPREPVTLARNGPAVGHDIVLIIDESISGNYLDINAPFGVHSNLKQAHPGVEIFNYGYAASIANCSADTNVTLRYGGTRADYMRINTTLPSIWQYAKKAGLRTVYIDAQRTGGNLQNLMTDTEKKDIDEFVQFDQTSVRDRDMAAAAKLIELLNDDKPELVVINKVGAHFPVHDKYPDAFMAYRPTLPRGQFTEVADTGKRDGFNGQPDDWVLYRNAYKNTVLWNVGEFFSRVFAQANLNNALLIYTSDHGQDLHERGNPGLNTHCGGDPVEEEGLVPLVVIQGDQLHTLDWSAQLAANKDRSSHYNIFPTLLQLMGYDLTGIESVYGKPLSVPTADDFTFNYRFNARLGAKPEWKHIDLNSIVTPSEAPTSVAAGQ comes from the coding sequence ATGTTTCGATATTTGAAAGAACTGCTTTTAATTATTTATCTACTGCTTTATTCCGAATATTACCTTGAGCGTTTAAACGCCATGGGTATCGGCCCAGCAGTACTTCTTTTTGGCGCGATGTTTTTGGCGCTGACTTTCGCATTATTACTAACGGCCTATATACGTCAGACTTTCATTCGGCACTTATTCGCATTAGCGATGTTTGTGTCGGCGGTTTTTTTTGATGTTTATACCCGGGTCACCGCCGATTATCTGACGTACAGCAGCTTCGTCTCGCTGGTGTATTCCGGCGGATTCATCCAGGAAGCGGCCTACCAGTACCGGGACGCAATCGTCCACGGGGCGCTCAATGGACTGTTGCTGTTGGTTGGCATCGGCCTCAAGCCACGGCATTCGATCCCCGTGCCCAATGCCTGGCGGATCGCGGCGCCGTTGTGCGGCGTACTGCTGCTCAGCGCGGTGTTGTTCGTACGGGCCGGGGAGGGCGCGCGGGGATTGCCGATCATGTACACGCCGCTGGCCTACCTCAACCTGTTCGGCTACGAAGCGCTGCACAACACCGTCGGCCCGCGTGAGCCGGTGACGCTGGCACGCAACGGACCTGCGGTGGGCCACGACATCGTGCTGATCATCGACGAAAGCATTTCCGGCAACTACCTGGATATCAACGCGCCGTTCGGCGTGCACAGCAACCTCAAGCAGGCGCACCCGGGTGTCGAGATTTTCAATTACGGCTATGCGGCGTCCATCGCCAATTGCAGCGCCGACACCAACGTCACCCTGCGCTACGGCGGCACCCGCGCCGATTACATGCGCATCAACACCACGCTGCCATCGATCTGGCAGTACGCCAAAAAGGCCGGCCTGCGCACCGTCTACATCGACGCCCAGCGCACGGGCGGCAACCTGCAGAACCTGATGACCGACACCGAAAAAAAGGACATCGACGAGTTCGTGCAATTCGACCAGACCAGCGTGCGCGACCGCGACATGGCCGCCGCTGCCAAGCTGATCGAGTTGCTCAACGACGACAAACCGGAGCTGGTGGTGATCAACAAGGTCGGCGCGCATTTCCCGGTGCACGACAAATACCCGGACGCCTTCATGGCCTACCGCCCGACCTTGCCGCGCGGCCAGTTCACCGAAGTCGCCGACACCGGCAAGCGCGACGGTTTCAACGGCCAGCCGGATGACTGGGTGCTGTACCGCAACGCCTACAAGAACACCGTGCTGTGGAATGTCGGCGAGTTTTTCTCGCGGGTGTTTGCCCAGGCCAATCTGAACAATGCGCTGCTGATCTACACCTCGGACCACGGCCAGGACCTGCACGAGCGTGGCAATCCGGGGCTCAACACCCATTGCGGCGGCGACCCGGTGGAAGAAGAAGGATTGGTGCCGCTGGTGGTGATTCAGGGCGATCAATTGCACACGCTCGACTGGTCAGCCCAACTGGCGGCGAACAAGGATCGCTCCAGTCACTACAACATCTTCCCGACCCTGTTGCAGTTGATGGGCTACGACCTGACGGGGATCGAATCGGTCTACGGCAAACCGCTGAGCGTGCCGACGGCGGATGATTTCACCTTCAACTACCGCTTCAACGCTCGGTTGGGGGCCAAGCCCGAGTGGAAACACATTGATCTGAACAGCATCGTCACGCCAAGTGAGGCGCCGACCAGCGTTGCCGCCGGACAGTAA
- a CDS encoding ABC transporter permease, giving the protein MRVFRQTLIALLSHWRRHPVQFFSVLTGLWLATSLLIGVEALNSQARDSYARASQMIGGEPQASLSTPSGATFSQQWFVDLRRQGWPVSPVLQGRLILKGHESQRLQLMGIEPVSLPADSAVAGQAMPIDRIVEFFSPPGSTWISPETLHALNLPEGATPPTETGQTLPPLRAQLDMAPGVLLVDIGVAQRVLEQPDQLSRLLLPKGFHADVPAAFKGQLQLKSGGEENNLARLTESFHLNLDALGFLSFIVGLFIVHAAIGLALEQRRGLLRTLRACGISARMLIACLIVELGALALIGGLFGVASGYWLASVLLPDVAASLRGLYGAEVAGQLRLSPWWWFSGIGLSLLGALLAGANSLLRAARLPLLAVADPQAWHEQHARWLRRQGWVAGVFAAIALIALVLGNSLASGFVLMAGLLLGAALALPVVLSALLNGLLGRSRSVLGQWFLADCRQQLPALSLALMALLLAMAANIGAGSMTAGFRQTFNDWLEQRLSAELYLNPSNPAQARELYSWLKQQPSVTAILPNWQVSVMLQGWPTEVFGTIDHPYYRQHWPLLESRGDDPWAALATDDAVMLSEQLARRLNVRPGDHLTIPTPGLPWSPRIVGIYADYGNPKGHVLVNSNHLLRSWPQLTPNRFNLRIDPSKIPALLSALQARFQLDDSRIVDQARLKGWSVQVFERTFAATAALNSLTLAVAGVALFISLLTQSQSRLGQLAPLWALGVTRRQLMLLNLGQTWLLAVLTLVLALPLGIGLAWCLDAVINVQAFSWRLPLRVFPWQLLQLTGLALLATLLASAWPLYSLYRTQPADLLRTFAHED; this is encoded by the coding sequence GTGAGGGTTTTCCGGCAGACACTGATCGCGTTGCTCAGCCACTGGCGGCGGCATCCGGTGCAGTTTTTCAGCGTGCTGACCGGTCTGTGGCTGGCCACCAGCCTGTTGATCGGGGTCGAGGCGCTCAACAGCCAAGCACGGGACAGTTACGCCCGCGCCAGTCAGATGATTGGCGGCGAACCCCAGGCCAGCCTGAGCACGCCGAGTGGCGCGACGTTTTCCCAGCAGTGGTTTGTCGATCTGCGCCGTCAGGGCTGGCCGGTATCGCCAGTATTGCAGGGCCGGTTGATCCTCAAGGGCCATGAATCCCAGCGTCTGCAATTGATGGGCATCGAACCGGTGTCCCTGCCGGCCGACAGCGCGGTGGCGGGGCAGGCGATGCCGATCGATCGCATTGTCGAATTCTTCAGCCCGCCGGGCAGCACCTGGATTTCTCCCGAGACCTTACATGCGTTGAACCTGCCCGAAGGCGCCACACCGCCAACCGAAACCGGTCAGACGTTGCCGCCGCTGCGAGCGCAACTGGACATGGCCCCCGGCGTGCTGCTGGTGGACATCGGTGTTGCTCAACGCGTGCTTGAACAACCCGATCAACTGTCGCGGCTGCTGTTGCCCAAGGGTTTTCACGCCGACGTGCCGGCCGCGTTCAAGGGTCAGTTGCAGCTCAAGAGCGGCGGCGAAGAAAACAATCTGGCGCGGCTGACCGAAAGCTTTCACCTCAACCTTGATGCCCTGGGATTTCTTTCGTTCATCGTCGGATTGTTCATTGTCCACGCCGCTATCGGTCTGGCGTTGGAGCAGCGCCGTGGATTGCTGCGTACCTTGCGTGCCTGCGGGATCAGCGCGCGGATGCTGATCGCTTGCCTGATCGTCGAACTCGGTGCGCTGGCATTGATCGGCGGGTTGTTCGGTGTCGCCAGCGGTTACTGGCTGGCGAGTGTGTTGCTGCCGGATGTCGCCGCGAGCCTGCGCGGGTTGTACGGCGCGGAAGTAGCGGGGCAATTGCGCCTTAGCCCTTGGTGGTGGTTCAGCGGAATCGGCTTGAGTCTGCTCGGCGCGTTGCTGGCCGGGGCCAACAGTCTGCTGCGGGCGGCGCGTCTGCCGTTGCTGGCAGTCGCTGATCCGCAAGCCTGGCATGAACAGCATGCGCGCTGGTTGCGTCGTCAGGGCTGGGTGGCCGGGGTGTTTGCCGCGATTGCATTGATCGCGCTGGTGTTGGGCAACAGTCTGGCCAGTGGGTTTGTGTTGATGGCCGGGTTGCTGCTCGGCGCGGCGCTGGCGTTGCCGGTGGTGCTCAGTGCGCTGTTGAACGGCTTGCTCGGGCGCAGTCGTTCGGTGCTGGGGCAGTGGTTTCTCGCCGACTGTCGACAGCAATTGCCGGCGCTGAGTCTGGCGCTGATGGCGTTGCTGTTGGCGATGGCGGCGAACATCGGCGCCGGCAGCATGACCGCCGGTTTCCGCCAGACCTTCAACGACTGGCTCGAACAACGGCTTAGCGCCGAGCTCTATCTGAACCCGAGCAATCCGGCCCAGGCCCGCGAGCTCTACAGCTGGCTGAAACAGCAACCCAGCGTCACGGCGATCCTGCCCAACTGGCAGGTGTCGGTGATGCTGCAAGGCTGGCCGACGGAGGTGTTCGGCACCATCGATCATCCGTATTATCGCCAGCACTGGCCGTTGCTTGAGTCGAGGGGCGACGACCCGTGGGCCGCGCTGGCCACGGACGATGCGGTGATGCTCAGCGAACAGCTCGCCCGCCGGCTCAACGTACGGCCGGGCGATCACCTGACGATTCCCACGCCGGGTTTGCCGTGGTCGCCGCGCATCGTCGGCATCTACGCCGACTACGGCAATCCCAAGGGCCATGTGCTGGTCAACAGCAATCACCTGCTGCGCAGTTGGCCGCAATTGACGCCGAACCGTTTCAACCTGCGTATCGATCCGTCGAAAATCCCCGCGTTACTCAGCGCCTTGCAGGCACGTTTCCAGCTCGACGACAGCCGCATCGTCGATCAGGCGCGGCTCAAGGGGTGGTCGGTGCAAGTCTTCGAGCGAACCTTCGCCGCGACGGCAGCGCTCAACAGCCTGACGCTCGCCGTCGCCGGGGTGGCGCTGTTCATCAGCCTGCTGACCCAGAGCCAGAGCCGCCTCGGTCAACTGGCGCCACTGTGGGCGTTGGGGGTGACGCGACGGCAATTGATGCTGCTCAATCTCGGACAGACCTGGTTGCTGGCGGTGCTGACGTTGGTGCTGGCCTTGCCCTTGGGCATCGGGTTGGCGTGGTGTCTGGACGCAGTGATCAACGTGCAGGCCTTTAGCTGGCGCCTGCCATTGCGGGTGTTTCCGTGGCAGTTGTTGCAGTTGACCGGGCTGGCGTTGCTCGCGACGTTGCTGGCCTCGGCGTGGCCGCTGTATTCGCTGTACCGCACGCAACCGGCGGATCTGTTGAGGACGTTTGCCCATGAGGATTAG
- a CDS encoding NAD-dependent epimerase/dehydratase family protein produces the protein MKILVTGAAGFIGAHCVLRLMRDGHQVVGLDNFNGYYDPQLKLDRVQWVRDQVGDFQIARVDLADAAAVDALFVRENPQVVIHLAAQAGVRYSLENPQAYLNSNLSGFLNILESCRHHPVEHLIYASSSSVYGANQHTPYTVHDGVNHPLSLYAATKKANELMAHSYSYLFGIPSTGLRFFTVYGPWGRPDMSPIQFARAITEGTPLKLFNYGRHQRDFTYIDDIVESIARLTDHPPHNHPEWDREHPDAGSSMAPWCLFNIGGHHPVELKTYLALMEKHLGQKAIVELLPLQPGDVLNTCADTDDLAQATGFQPRIELDEGLERFIAWFRDYYPTAYRPRAARG, from the coding sequence ATGAAAATCCTCGTCACCGGTGCGGCCGGGTTCATTGGTGCCCATTGCGTGTTGCGACTGATGCGCGACGGGCATCAGGTGGTTGGCCTCGACAACTTCAACGGCTACTACGACCCGCAGCTCAAACTCGATCGCGTGCAATGGGTGCGCGATCAGGTCGGCGATTTCCAGATCGCCCGGGTTGACCTGGCCGATGCCGCCGCGGTCGACGCGCTGTTCGTCCGCGAAAACCCGCAAGTGGTGATCCACCTCGCGGCACAGGCCGGGGTGCGTTACTCGCTGGAAAATCCACAGGCCTACCTGAACAGCAACCTCAGCGGTTTCCTGAACATTCTGGAAAGCTGCCGGCATCACCCGGTCGAGCATCTGATCTATGCCTCCTCAAGTTCGGTGTACGGTGCCAACCAGCACACGCCCTACACGGTTCACGACGGCGTCAATCATCCGCTGTCGCTGTACGCCGCAACAAAAAAAGCCAATGAGCTGATGGCCCACAGCTACAGCTATCTGTTCGGCATTCCTTCTACCGGCCTGCGCTTTTTTACGGTGTATGGACCGTGGGGCCGGCCCGACATGTCGCCGATCCAGTTCGCCCGGGCCATCACCGAAGGCACGCCGCTGAAACTGTTCAACTACGGCCGGCATCAGCGTGATTTCACCTACATCGACGACATCGTCGAAAGCATCGCGCGCCTCACCGACCATCCACCGCACAACCATCCGGAATGGGACCGCGAACATCCCGATGCGGGCAGCAGCATGGCCCCGTGGTGCCTGTTCAACATTGGCGGCCACCACCCGGTGGAACTGAAAACCTACCTGGCGCTGATGGAAAAGCACCTCGGTCAGAAAGCCATTGTCGAGCTCTTGCCCCTGCAACCGGGCGACGTGCTCAACACCTGTGCCGACACCGATGATCTGGCCCAGGCCACCGGGTTCCAGCCCCGGATCGAGCTGGATGAAGGACTGGAGCGTTTCATCGCCTGGTTCCGCGACTACTACCCGACTGCCTATCGCCCACGCGCCGCTCGCGGCTGA
- a CDS encoding lipocalin-like domain-containing protein: MRISFVVVFLALLLSGCDNPVPEQKGFAGMGAQAQAFTPVVPGRVFSFPADHGAHDGFRIEWWYVTANLKDAQGNDYGVQWTLFRSALNASPEQAGWANQTIWLGHAAVTSASVHHAAERYARGGVGQAGVRAAPFEAWIDDWRFVSQASDPLGDMQLSAKDKNFSYQLRLTSSRPLVQQGDHGFSQKSEQGQASYYYSQPFFQASGTLQIDGQTYTVNGPAWLDREWSSQPLTANQTGWDWFSLHLDDGEHVMLYRMRQKEGAPYLTGTWIAADGQTEMLHADQIKLTPQDTAKVAGRSMPVRWSIGIPEKNLQITLDAINPNAWMGLRIPYWEGPVRLSGSQGGRGYLEMTGY; encoded by the coding sequence ATGAGGATTAGCTTCGTTGTCGTGTTTCTGGCGCTGTTGCTCAGTGGCTGCGACAACCCGGTGCCGGAACAGAAAGGCTTCGCCGGGATGGGTGCTCAGGCGCAGGCCTTTACGCCGGTGGTGCCGGGGCGGGTGTTCAGCTTTCCGGCGGATCACGGTGCCCATGACGGTTTTCGTATCGAGTGGTGGTATGTCACGGCCAATCTCAAGGATGCCCAGGGCAATGATTACGGCGTGCAGTGGACGCTCTTTCGCAGCGCATTGAACGCCTCGCCGGAACAAGCGGGCTGGGCCAATCAAACGATCTGGCTCGGCCATGCGGCGGTGACGTCGGCCAGCGTCCACCATGCCGCCGAGCGTTATGCTCGCGGCGGCGTCGGGCAGGCCGGGGTGCGTGCGGCGCCGTTCGAGGCGTGGATCGATGACTGGCGTTTCGTCAGTCAGGCGAGCGATCCGCTGGGCGACATGCAGCTCAGCGCAAAGGACAAAAATTTCAGCTACCAATTGCGCCTGACCTCCAGCCGCCCGCTGGTGCAGCAAGGCGATCACGGCTTCAGTCAGAAATCCGAACAGGGCCAGGCGTCGTATTACTACAGCCAGCCGTTTTTCCAGGCCAGCGGCACCCTGCAAATCGATGGCCAGACCTACACCGTCAACGGCCCGGCCTGGCTCGACCGCGAGTGGAGCAGCCAGCCACTGACTGCCAATCAGACGGGCTGGGACTGGTTCTCTCTGCATCTGGATGACGGCGAACACGTCATGCTTTACCGCATGCGCCAGAAGGAAGGGGCGCCGTATCTCACCGGCACCTGGATTGCCGCCGATGGCCAGACCGAAATGCTGCACGCCGACCAGATCAAACTGACCCCGCAGGACACCGCGAAGGTTGCTGGCCGTTCGATGCCGGTGCGCTGGTCGATCGGGATTCCGGAAAAGAATCTGCAGATCACCCTCGATGCCATCAACCCCAACGCCTGGATGGGGCTGCGCATTCCTTACTGGGAAGGGCCGGTGCGGTTGAGCGGCAGTCAGGGCGGGCGAGGTTATCTGGAGATGACCGGGTACTGA
- a CDS encoding sugar transferase: MTGHEKGVPIQQLVRDKRMDPEQRMRLDAAIHRQGQGWVTGREGGRPWQLSRTNRVVACFGALVILLMISPLLIGLALAIKFTSKGPVMFVQKRTGYRGRKFGMFKFRTMVANAEELKESLRHLNKHGADAIDFKIDKDPRITRIGGFLRRTSLDELPNLINVVTGDMRLVGPRPTSFNAYRYKDSHLARLAIYPGMTGLWQISGRSNIDFDQRVELDLSYIAEQSLLLDLKILLKTPFKVFSGHGAS, encoded by the coding sequence ATGACTGGACATGAGAAAGGTGTACCGATCCAACAATTGGTTCGAGACAAACGCATGGATCCGGAACAACGAATGCGCCTCGACGCGGCGATCCACCGCCAGGGCCAGGGCTGGGTGACCGGTCGCGAAGGTGGCCGGCCATGGCAACTGTCCCGCACCAACCGGGTGGTGGCGTGCTTCGGCGCGCTGGTCATTCTGCTGATGATTTCCCCGCTGCTGATCGGTCTGGCGCTCGCCATCAAGTTCACCAGCAAAGGCCCGGTGATGTTCGTGCAGAAACGCACCGGCTACCGCGGCCGCAAGTTCGGCATGTTCAAGTTCCGCACCATGGTCGCCAACGCCGAAGAGCTTAAGGAGTCGCTGCGCCACCTCAACAAGCACGGTGCCGACGCCATTGATTTCAAGATCGACAAGGACCCGCGCATCACCCGGATCGGCGGTTTCCTGCGGCGCACCAGCCTCGACGAATTGCCCAACCTGATCAACGTGGTGACCGGCGACATGCGCCTGGTCGGCCCTCGCCCGACTTCGTTCAACGCCTACCGCTACAAGGACAGTCACCTCGCGCGCCTGGCGATCTACCCCGGCATGACCGGCCTGTGGCAGATCTCCGGACGCAGCAACATCGACTTCGACCAGCGCGTTGAGTTGGACCTCAGCTACATCGCCGAGCAGAGCCTTTTGCTTGATCTGAAGATTCTGTTGAAAACCCCTTTCAAAGTATTCAGCGGCCACGGAGCAAGCTAA
- a CDS encoding CpsD/CapB family tyrosine-protein kinase, translating into MDGSTNKSLSIASPSESNLTSTVLDLDLRILFLTAANPGAGTTTSALALASQLAQMSSGLVLYVDASQSAGNLTQQLNLSKERGLRDLLFNPDSPPLLQDCVVQVSSLPFHVLPNGRPIRTMEHLTAERLSPLLDQLGSQYRFVVIDGDAVYSAADTLVISTQVDGVVFVVRAEDTRWEVAQAAVQRLTQAGAKVVGSVFNRRKYYMPKWLYKNL; encoded by the coding sequence ATGGACGGTTCAACCAACAAAAGCCTGAGCATTGCCAGCCCCAGCGAGTCGAACCTGACCTCGACCGTGCTGGACCTGGATCTGCGGATCCTGTTCCTGACCGCCGCCAACCCTGGCGCCGGCACCACCACCAGCGCGCTGGCCCTGGCCAGTCAACTGGCGCAGATGAGCAGCGGTCTGGTGCTGTATGTCGATGCCAGCCAGTCGGCCGGCAACCTCACCCAGCAACTGAACCTGAGCAAGGAGCGTGGTCTGCGCGACTTGCTGTTCAACCCCGACAGCCCGCCGCTGTTGCAGGACTGCGTGGTGCAGGTGTCGAGCCTGCCGTTCCACGTGCTGCCCAACGGCCGGCCGATCCGCACCATGGAGCACCTGACCGCTGAGCGCCTGAGCCCGTTGCTCGACCAGTTGGGCAGTCAGTACCGCTTTGTGGTGATCGACGGCGATGCCGTTTACTCGGCGGCCGACACCCTGGTCATCAGCACGCAGGTCGACGGAGTGGTGTTCGTGGTGCGCGCCGAAGACACCCGCTGGGAAGTCGCCCAGGCCGCCGTGCAACGGTTGACCCAGGCCGGGGCGAAAGTGGTCGGCAGCGTGTTCAACCGGCGCAAGTACTACATGCCCAAATGGCTCTACAAAAACCTGTAA
- a CDS encoding glycosyltransferase family 2 protein: protein MREFDFPSAQQPAFSLVLVNYKTPEITRMCLEFLQEYVREQQIPVWVVDNDSADESLAYLRSLDWINLIERPSPYKEAGHIAHGKALDLALEKVETDYLFLLHTDTFVFDSTVFSMMINECMQSLDTAAVGCVEQLDRGVLRDTWRLSSRYFKHYFRRAKLQLGLRSREPKPYRETHLKSFCTLWNARLIKAHGLHFSMDDRVPGYTLQDRLSNLGYGIRFLSPRTIFRYLDHIQAGTVAAAGGYTKNHRRTTMYQQTLKRIQMQQGMRPAKS from the coding sequence ATGAGAGAGTTTGATTTCCCCTCGGCACAACAGCCCGCGTTCAGTCTTGTATTGGTCAATTACAAAACCCCGGAAATAACCCGGATGTGCCTGGAGTTTCTTCAGGAATACGTCAGGGAACAACAGATTCCGGTGTGGGTGGTGGACAACGACTCTGCCGATGAAAGCCTGGCTTACTTGCGCTCTCTGGACTGGATCAACTTGATCGAGCGCCCTTCCCCTTACAAAGAAGCCGGTCATATTGCCCACGGCAAGGCACTCGATCTGGCACTTGAAAAGGTTGAAACCGATTACCTGTTCTTACTTCACACCGATACTTTCGTCTTCGACAGCACTGTCTTTTCAATGATGATCAACGAGTGTATGCAATCTTTGGATACAGCAGCAGTCGGTTGTGTCGAACAGCTTGATCGGGGTGTTTTAAGAGACACCTGGCGCTTGTCTTCGCGTTATTTCAAACACTATTTTCGGCGGGCAAAACTGCAGTTGGGCCTACGTTCCCGGGAGCCAAAACCCTACCGGGAAACCCACCTGAAAAGCTTCTGCACCTTGTGGAATGCACGGTTGATCAAGGCCCACGGACTGCATTTTTCGATGGACGACCGGGTCCCGGGATACACGCTGCAGGATCGATTAAGCAACCTCGGTTACGGCATCAGATTTCTTTCGCCGCGTACGATCTTCCGCTACCTCGACCACATCCAGGCCGGCACCGTGGCCGCCGCCGGTGGCTACACCAAGAACCACCGCCGCACCACCATGTACCAGCAGACACTCAAGCGTATTCAGATGCAGCAAGGGATGCGACCTGCCAAATCCTGA
- a CDS encoding ABC transporter ATP-binding protein, translating to MLQVQNVFKSYLTPQGPLPVLQGIDLTLTPGSSLALMGESGSGKSTLLHLIAGLDKVDSGSIHSGEHRLDAMNEAQLANWRRTEIGLVFQQYNLIGSLRIEDNLAFQARLAGRHDPRWQSHLVQRLGLGDLLKRYPEQLSGGQQQRVALGRALASRPKLLLADEPTGSLDEATSDEVLRLLLELLDDTPTTLLMVTHSQRVAARLAERVVLSSGRLT from the coding sequence ATGCTGCAGGTTCAAAACGTCTTCAAGAGCTATCTCACCCCTCAAGGCCCGTTGCCCGTGTTGCAAGGCATCGACCTGACGCTCACACCCGGCAGCAGTCTGGCGCTGATGGGCGAATCGGGCAGCGGCAAAAGCACGCTGCTGCACCTGATCGCGGGGCTGGATAAAGTCGACAGCGGCAGCATCCACAGTGGCGAGCATCGACTCGACGCCATGAACGAGGCGCAACTGGCCAATTGGCGCCGAACGGAAATCGGTCTGGTGTTCCAGCAATACAACCTGATCGGCAGCCTGCGCATCGAAGACAACCTGGCGTTTCAGGCGCGACTCGCCGGGCGCCATGACCCGCGTTGGCAGAGTCATCTGGTGCAGCGTCTGGGCCTGGGCGATCTGCTCAAGCGCTACCCCGAACAACTCTCTGGCGGCCAGCAGCAACGGGTCGCACTCGGCCGGGCGTTGGCGTCGCGGCCCAAATTGTTGCTGGCCGACGAACCCACCGGCAGCCTCGACGAAGCGACCAGCGACGAGGTCCTGCGCCTGCTGCTGGAACTGCTCGACGACACACCGACCACTTTGCTGATGGTCACCCACAGCCAACGCGTGGCCGCGCGACTGGCGGAGCGAGTGGTGTTGTCCAGCGGTCGCCTGACGTGA